A genomic region of Catalinimonas niigatensis contains the following coding sequences:
- a CDS encoding OmpH family outer membrane protein, producing MKNLSLILNGILAVAVIYLYVLHFSGDSSAQTEQANSATNASGNMPKIAYVNSDTLLQYYDFFQDKKVELEAKAQQLQTNYENRAKGLQGEITAFQRNAGTMTMNQARALEEDLMKKQQNLVQYQQNLSAELMQEEAKVNEELYEKVAEYLEEYGEDQDFKVVLTYTKNSGVLYADDSLDITKTVIENLNQRYKGLNTATPADSTAASN from the coding sequence GTGAAAAACTTATCCCTAATCCTGAATGGTATTTTGGCAGTTGCTGTCATCTATCTCTATGTGCTTCATTTTAGTGGCGACAGCTCTGCGCAGACAGAACAGGCAAACAGTGCTACCAATGCTTCCGGCAACATGCCTAAAATTGCTTATGTCAATTCGGATACACTCCTGCAGTATTATGATTTCTTCCAGGACAAAAAAGTAGAACTGGAAGCCAAAGCACAACAACTGCAAACGAATTATGAAAACCGGGCAAAAGGCCTGCAAGGTGAGATTACTGCCTTTCAACGCAATGCAGGGACCATGACCATGAACCAGGCACGTGCGCTGGAAGAAGATCTGATGAAAAAGCAGCAGAACCTGGTGCAATATCAGCAGAATCTTAGTGCTGAACTGATGCAGGAAGAGGCGAAAGTCAATGAAGAGCTGTATGAGAAAGTAGCCGAGTACCTGGAAGAGTATGGTGAAGACCAGGACTTCAAAGTAGTGCTGACTTACACTAAAAATAGTGGCGTATTGTACGCAGATGACAGCCTGGACATTACCAAGACCGTCATTGAAAACCTTAACCAACGTTACAAAGGTTTAAATACAGCCACGCCTGCTGATTCAACTGCAGCATCCAACTAA
- a CDS encoding nucleoside permease, with product MTLKTRFQLSGMMFLQFFVWGAWYVTLGTYLGVTLKFEGSQIGLAYSAFAIAAMISPFFVGMIADRFFPTERVLAVLHLIGAGLLYWLAQIEDFSLFYPVIIAYTLCFMPTIALTNSLSFENMENPGEQFPAIRVVGTISWIIVGLIVGYMDIEALNTPILIASASSVVMGLYCFTLPHTPPKSKGQKASVRDILGLDALKLMKDRSFAILFIASLLICIPLSFYYSFANLFLNDIGVTNAAGKMTMGQGSEILFLLLMPFFFKRFGYKTMLMVGMAAWGARYALFMFGNPTELVWMLYGGIILHGICYDFFFVTGQIYVDERAPKSVKNSAQGLITFATYGVGMFIGSWLSGVIVEANTVGSGDAQEYLWYDIWLVPAVLSIIVLVLFTIFFKEKKGFKKPTDINDNSTTEGIAETKAV from the coding sequence ATGACATTAAAAACCCGCTTTCAGCTTTCCGGAATGATGTTTTTACAGTTTTTTGTTTGGGGTGCCTGGTACGTAACCCTGGGCACTTATCTGGGCGTAACCCTGAAGTTTGAAGGCTCACAGATTGGACTCGCCTATAGCGCATTTGCCATTGCTGCCATGATCTCTCCCTTCTTTGTAGGCATGATCGCTGACCGTTTTTTCCCTACGGAGCGGGTTCTGGCGGTGCTCCACCTGATCGGGGCAGGCTTACTTTACTGGCTGGCGCAGATTGAGGACTTCAGTCTCTTTTATCCCGTGATCATTGCCTATACCCTTTGCTTCATGCCTACTATTGCCCTGACCAACTCCCTTTCGTTTGAAAATATGGAAAACCCCGGTGAGCAGTTTCCGGCCATCAGGGTGGTGGGCACCATCAGTTGGATCATCGTAGGTCTGATTGTAGGTTATATGGATATAGAGGCACTCAATACACCTATCTTAATTGCTTCAGCCTCATCAGTAGTCATGGGTCTCTATTGTTTTACCCTACCGCATACGCCTCCCAAAAGCAAAGGACAAAAGGCCAGTGTAAGGGATATATTAGGATTAGATGCCCTGAAGCTGATGAAAGACCGCTCTTTTGCGATTTTATTCATTGCTTCTTTGCTTATCTGTATTCCCCTTTCATTCTATTATAGTTTTGCTAACCTCTTTCTCAATGATATTGGCGTCACCAATGCCGCCGGAAAAATGACAATGGGACAAGGTTCGGAAATTCTGTTTCTATTACTCATGCCTTTCTTCTTCAAACGCTTTGGATACAAGACCATGCTGATGGTGGGAATGGCTGCCTGGGGCGCACGCTATGCTTTGTTCATGTTTGGTAATCCCACAGAGTTGGTATGGATGCTGTATGGCGGTATCATTCTGCATGGTATCTGCTATGATTTCTTCTTTGTGACCGGACAAATTTATGTAGACGAAAGGGCTCCCAAATCTGTCAAAAACTCAGCACAGGGATTGATCACTTTTGCAACCTATGGCGTAGGAATGTTTATCGGATCATGGCTATCGGGTGTCATAGTAGAAGCCAATACCGTAGGCTCCGGGGATGCCCAGGAATATCTGTGGTACGACATCTGGCTTGTTCCTGCGGTACTCTCCATCATTGTACTGGTACTTTTTACCATCTTCTTTAAAGAGAAAAAAGGATTCAAAAAGCCTACAGATATAAATGACAACAGTACTACTGAAGGTATCGCTGAAACTAAAGCTGTTTAA
- a CDS encoding efflux RND transporter periplasmic adaptor subunit codes for MPVKTRKKKKRNPLIIFAVVAVVIIALLFVAKQAGWIGKGDVISVNLAQVKARTIVERVTASGTVQPEREIKISPEVPGEIIELNIEEGDSVAMGQLMLKIRPDNFESVVSRTLATLNQQRANLAQAEASAASAQAQFTQAQAAYERNKSLYQDKVISDADFETAESNFQVARQQVESAKQTVEAARFAVKSAEASVDEARENLSLTNIYAPVGGIVSKLDVEQGERVVGTSQMAGTEMLRLADLNRMEVRVDVNENDIIRVALNDTAIVDVDAYSYMDKEFKGIVTSIASTANEKLTPEAVTEFEVRIRLLNSSYEDLLQTRGPYPFRPGMTASVDIITQKKENVLSVPLAAVTTRPENNPQQDGEQENQDEGQENNTTQEQSSGEEESMMEIVFRMKGENTVERVNVKTGISDYENIEILEGLADGDQVVSGPYIAISQQLNDGSEIKKAEGNGRNFNRASN; via the coding sequence ATGCCTGTGAAAACCCGAAAAAAGAAAAAAAGAAATCCACTCATCATTTTTGCAGTGGTAGCGGTAGTCATCATCGCCCTGCTGTTCGTTGCAAAACAGGCAGGCTGGATAGGTAAAGGAGATGTGATCTCGGTAAACCTTGCGCAAGTCAAAGCCCGTACGATTGTAGAGAGAGTAACGGCTTCAGGTACCGTACAGCCTGAAAGGGAAATAAAAATTTCTCCCGAAGTCCCTGGTGAAATCATAGAATTAAATATTGAGGAAGGGGATTCAGTAGCTATGGGACAGCTCATGTTAAAGATTCGTCCCGACAATTTTGAATCAGTGGTATCACGTACATTGGCTACCCTCAACCAGCAACGTGCCAATCTGGCACAAGCCGAAGCCAGTGCTGCCAGTGCTCAGGCACAATTTACCCAGGCCCAGGCAGCATATGAGCGTAATAAATCCCTCTATCAGGATAAGGTAATTTCTGATGCGGACTTTGAGACTGCCGAAAGCAATTTTCAGGTAGCCAGACAACAGGTAGAATCAGCAAAACAAACGGTAGAAGCAGCACGCTTTGCGGTCAAAAGTGCAGAAGCTTCCGTAGACGAAGCCCGGGAAAACCTTTCGTTGACCAATATTTATGCTCCGGTGGGAGGCATTGTCTCCAAACTGGATGTAGAACAAGGTGAGCGGGTAGTTGGAACATCGCAGATGGCTGGTACTGAAATGTTACGCCTTGCAGACCTCAACCGCATGGAGGTTCGGGTAGATGTCAATGAGAATGATATCATCCGCGTAGCTTTGAACGATACAGCAATAGTAGATGTAGATGCTTATTCTTATATGGACAAAGAATTTAAAGGTATTGTTACTTCCATTGCCAGTACAGCCAATGAAAAACTGACGCCCGAAGCAGTCACCGAATTTGAAGTACGTATTCGCCTGCTTAATAGCTCCTATGAAGATCTGCTCCAGACCAGAGGCCCCTACCCTTTTCGTCCCGGCATGACAGCCAGTGTGGATATCATTACCCAAAAGAAAGAAAATGTATTGTCTGTTCCCCTGGCTGCCGTGACTACCCGCCCGGAAAATAATCCTCAGCAGGATGGAGAACAGGAAAACCAGGATGAAGGACAGGAAAACAACACTACACAAGAACAATCTTCCGGAGAGGAAGAAAGTATGATGGAAATTGTATTCAGGATGAAAGGGGAAAATACGGTAGAACGAGTGAATGTAAAGACTGGAATCAGTGATTACGAAAACATTGAGATACTTGAAGGGCTTGCCGACGGAGATCAGGTGGTATCAGGACCTTATATTGCCATTTCCCAACAGCTCAATGATGGAAGTGAGATCAAAAAAGCCGAAGGTAACGGAAGGAACTTTAACAGGGCCAGTAATTGA
- a CDS encoding SIR2 family NAD-dependent protein deacylase: MQKVVVLSGSGISAESGIPTFRDAGGLWEGFDINDVATPQAWQKNPQLVLEFYNQRRKAALEAKPNAGHLSLVELEKYFDVVIITQNVDGLHEKAGSSKVIHLHGELSKARSTVDESLIYDIEGWEIKWGEMCEKNAQLRPHIVWFGEMVPMMEVAYNEVVKADICVVVGTSLQVYPAAGLLNDVTPGTPIYIVDPTTPAYKDQPYITPIQESASTGLPKLVKQLIKEAQ; this comes from the coding sequence ATGCAAAAAGTAGTTGTACTTTCTGGTTCAGGAATAAGTGCTGAAAGTGGTATCCCCACCTTTCGTGATGCGGGTGGATTGTGGGAAGGTTTTGATATCAATGATGTGGCCACTCCGCAAGCCTGGCAAAAGAATCCTCAACTGGTATTGGAGTTTTATAACCAGAGGCGAAAAGCAGCCCTGGAAGCCAAACCTAATGCCGGACATCTCAGCCTTGTGGAATTAGAGAAATACTTTGATGTGGTGATTATTACCCAAAACGTTGACGGACTTCATGAGAAGGCAGGTTCTTCCAAGGTCATTCATTTGCATGGGGAGCTAAGCAAAGCACGCAGTACAGTAGACGAAAGCCTTATTTATGACATTGAAGGCTGGGAAATCAAATGGGGAGAAATGTGCGAAAAAAACGCGCAACTCCGGCCACATATAGTATGGTTTGGAGAGATGGTGCCCATGATGGAAGTGGCTTATAATGAAGTAGTTAAGGCTGATATTTGTGTTGTAGTAGGTACTTCTTTGCAGGTATATCCGGCAGCAGGGCTGCTCAATGATGTAACACCGGGAACGCCCATTTATATTGTTGACCCGACGACACCAGCCTATAAAGACCAGCCTTATATTACGCCTATACAAGAATCTGCGAGTACCGGGTTACCAAAATTAGTGAAGCAATTGATAAAAGAGGCACAGTAA
- a CDS encoding 3-oxoacyl-ACP synthase III family protein gives MRNSKITGVGRYLPEKVVTNDDLAQMMDTSDEWIRERSGIEERRFFELGKDTTANMGTRAALMALKNAGLQPDDVDFIVFATLSPDYDFPGSGVLVQRELGIREVGALDVRTQCTGFIYGLSVADQFIKTGMYDTVLVIGSEIHSSGLDLTTRGRGVSVLFGDGAGAVVLQATEEKDRGILSTHLHSEGKYAEELAVLDVGSSRSIPRMKPEMIEQGTIFPIMNGNYVFKHASTRFPEAVMEALDKNGYMPEDLNLLIPHQANLRISQMVQKQLNLRDDQVFNNIMKYGNTTAASIPIAMSEAWEQGKINEGNLICLAAFGSGFTWGSALMRW, from the coding sequence ATGAGAAATTCAAAGATTACAGGCGTAGGCAGATACCTCCCTGAAAAGGTGGTAACCAACGATGATCTGGCTCAAATGATGGATACATCAGACGAATGGATCAGAGAAAGATCCGGAATAGAAGAGCGACGTTTTTTTGAGCTTGGCAAAGACACTACAGCCAATATGGGAACACGAGCAGCCCTTATGGCACTGAAAAATGCCGGCCTTCAACCCGACGACGTGGATTTTATTGTATTTGCCACGCTAAGCCCTGACTATGACTTCCCTGGCTCGGGGGTTTTGGTTCAACGTGAGCTAGGGATCAGAGAAGTAGGTGCCCTGGATGTACGTACCCAATGTACCGGTTTTATCTACGGGCTTTCTGTGGCTGATCAGTTTATCAAAACTGGTATGTACGATACGGTACTTGTCATCGGTTCTGAAATCCACAGCAGCGGACTGGATCTTACCACCAGAGGAAGAGGTGTATCTGTGTTATTTGGTGATGGCGCAGGAGCAGTAGTACTTCAGGCTACGGAAGAAAAGGATCGGGGAATTTTATCAACGCATCTGCATTCAGAAGGAAAATATGCCGAAGAGTTGGCAGTACTGGATGTAGGTAGCAGCCGTTCTATTCCCCGAATGAAGCCGGAGATGATAGAACAAGGTACTATTTTTCCCATTATGAATGGCAATTATGTGTTCAAGCATGCTTCTACCCGTTTTCCGGAAGCTGTAATGGAAGCGCTTGACAAAAATGGTTATATGCCTGAAGATTTGAACTTGCTGATCCCTCATCAGGCTAACCTGCGCATCAGCCAGATGGTACAGAAGCAACTGAACCTCAGGGATGATCAGGTATTCAACAATATCATGAAGTACGGTAATACTACTGCTGCCTCTATTCCTATCGCCATGAGCGAAGCCTGGGAGCAGGGAAAAATTAATGAAGGCAACCTGATATGCCTGGCCGCATTTGGAAGTGGATTTACATGGGGCTCTGCCCTGATGAGATGGTAA
- a CDS encoding MIP/aquaporin family protein gives MSNFTAEFIGTALLILLGNGVVANVILKQTKGNNGGWIVITFGWGMAVFVAVFTVADYSGAHLNPAVTLGLATAGVFEWAKVPYYILAQMAGGAFGAFLVWLFYRQHVAITDDKDTKLAIFATIPAIRSSVNNLFSEVIGTFVLVFAVLYIAGPSIVSPDLADTEFGLGALGALPVGFLVFSLGLSLGGTTGYAINPARDLAPRLMHQILPIANKRGSDWSYAWIPVIGPTIGGVLAGLSYLLLQ, from the coding sequence ATGTCAAACTTCACAGCCGAGTTTATTGGCACAGCCTTGCTCATTCTCCTGGGAAATGGAGTCGTAGCCAATGTGATTCTCAAGCAAACCAAAGGAAATAATGGCGGATGGATAGTCATTACATTTGGCTGGGGAATGGCAGTTTTTGTGGCAGTTTTTACTGTAGCAGATTACAGCGGTGCTCACCTTAACCCTGCCGTTACCCTGGGGCTGGCTACAGCAGGGGTTTTTGAATGGGCAAAAGTACCTTATTACATACTCGCTCAAATGGCCGGAGGAGCCTTTGGTGCTTTTTTAGTTTGGCTGTTTTACCGTCAGCATGTGGCAATAACGGACGATAAAGATACTAAGCTAGCTATCTTCGCTACGATCCCTGCCATCAGAAGTAGTGTAAATAATTTATTTTCGGAGGTTATCGGCACCTTCGTTTTGGTATTTGCGGTGCTCTATATTGCCGGCCCCTCCATTGTTTCCCCCGATTTGGCAGATACAGAGTTTGGTTTAGGCGCGTTGGGTGCCCTACCCGTGGGATTTCTGGTTTTCTCTCTGGGGCTCTCCCTGGGAGGAACTACCGGATACGCCATCAACCCTGCCCGGGATCTGGCTCCCCGTTTGATGCATCAAATCTTACCGATAGCCAATAAAAGAGGCAGCGACTGGAGCTACGCATGGATACCTGTAATTGGTCCTACTATAGGAGGCGTATTGGCAGGTCTAAGCTACTTGCTTCTTCAGTAA